A single window of Sporosarcina sp. Marseille-Q4943 DNA harbors:
- a CDS encoding thiamine pyrophosphate-dependent dehydrogenase E1 component subunit alpha, with the protein MTKSRHEELGLTNEDVLEIYETMVMARRLDERMWLLNRAGKIPFVISCQGQEAAQAGAAYALDKDKDWIAPYYRDMGVVLHFGMTPKELMLSAFAKAEDPNSGGRQMPGHFGQRKNRILTGSSPVTTQLPHAVGVALAAKMKNEDFITFVTLGEGSSNQGDFHEGMNFAGVHKLPTVIMVENNKYAISVPVEKQLACENVSDRAIGYGMPGVTVDGTDPLEVYRVVKEAADRARNGEGPSLVETICYRLTAHSSDDDHRLYRDPEELENERKHDPIPKFAAYLREAGVIDDAYEKEMEERIMAIVNEATDYAEKAPYAEPEYALRHVYKEEGGNE; encoded by the coding sequence ATGACTAAATCACGTCATGAAGAATTGGGATTGACGAATGAGGATGTATTGGAAATATATGAAACGATGGTCATGGCACGACGTTTGGATGAACGTATGTGGCTTTTGAATCGTGCAGGTAAAATCCCGTTTGTCATATCATGTCAAGGGCAGGAGGCGGCTCAAGCTGGAGCTGCGTATGCACTCGATAAAGATAAGGATTGGATTGCTCCATATTACCGTGATATGGGCGTTGTGCTTCATTTTGGCATGACACCGAAGGAGCTGATGCTGTCTGCTTTTGCAAAAGCGGAAGATCCGAACTCCGGCGGTCGCCAAATGCCTGGTCATTTCGGACAACGAAAAAATCGTATCTTGACGGGCTCATCCCCGGTGACTACGCAGCTTCCTCATGCTGTAGGAGTTGCGCTGGCAGCAAAAATGAAAAACGAGGACTTCATCACATTCGTCACGTTAGGAGAAGGGTCTTCCAACCAAGGTGATTTCCATGAAGGGATGAACTTTGCCGGCGTCCACAAACTGCCGACAGTTATCATGGTGGAAAACAACAAGTATGCGATTTCAGTACCTGTTGAAAAGCAGTTGGCTTGTGAAAATGTTTCCGACCGTGCGATAGGGTACGGAATGCCCGGCGTAACAGTCGACGGGACAGATCCGCTAGAGGTATATCGTGTCGTGAAGGAAGCGGCCGATCGTGCCCGAAACGGAGAAGGTCCGAGCCTCGTTGAAACGATCTGTTACCGACTGACAGCCCACTCTTCAGATGATGATCACCGCCTCTATCGGGATCCGGAAGAGCTTGAAAACGAACGGAAACATGACCCGATCCCTAAGTTTGCGGCTTATTTGAGAGAAGCTGGCGTCATTGATGATGCTTATGAAAAAGAGATGGAAGAACGCATTATGGCAATTGTCAATGAAGCGACCGACTATGCGGAAAAAGCTCCGTATGCAGAGCCTGAATATGCGCTTCGCCATGTTTATAAAGAAGAAGGGGGGAACGAATAA
- a CDS encoding alpha-ketoacid dehydrogenase subunit beta — translation MAVISYIDAITLAMKEEMERDENVFVLGEDVGRKGGVFKATTGLYDQFGEYRALDTPLAESAIAGVGIGAAMYGMRPIAEMQFADFIMPAVNQIVSEAAKIRYRSNNDWSCPIVIRAPFGGGIHGALYHSQSVESMFASTPGLKIVIPSTPYDAKGLLKAAIRDDDPVLFFEHKRAYRLIKGEVPEEEYVLPIGKADVKREGDDITIITYGLCVHFALQAAERLAEDGISAHILDLRTVYPLDKEAIIEAASKTGKVLLVTEDNLEGSIMSEVSAIIAENCLFELDAPIKRLAGPDIPAMPYAPTMEKFFMVNPDKVEKAARELAEF, via the coding sequence ATGGCCGTCATTTCGTACATTGATGCAATTACACTTGCCATGAAAGAAGAGATGGAAAGAGACGAAAATGTATTCGTTCTTGGAGAAGACGTTGGAAGGAAAGGCGGCGTTTTTAAAGCGACGACTGGCTTGTATGACCAATTCGGAGAATACCGTGCACTTGATACGCCTCTTGCAGAATCTGCAATTGCGGGCGTCGGAATTGGAGCTGCCATGTATGGAATGCGTCCAATCGCTGAAATGCAGTTCGCAGATTTCATCATGCCAGCTGTAAACCAAATCGTCTCCGAAGCAGCCAAAATCCGCTATCGGTCCAATAACGACTGGTCTTGTCCAATTGTTATTCGTGCCCCGTTCGGTGGTGGTATCCACGGAGCACTATACCATTCCCAATCTGTCGAGTCGATGTTCGCAAGCACACCAGGCTTGAAAATTGTCATTCCTTCGACTCCTTACGACGCGAAAGGTTTGTTGAAAGCGGCAATCAGAGACGACGATCCTGTACTCTTCTTTGAGCATAAACGGGCTTACCGTTTAATCAAAGGGGAAGTCCCTGAAGAAGAATACGTACTGCCTATCGGTAAAGCGGATGTGAAGCGCGAAGGGGATGATATTACGATCATCACTTACGGCCTATGCGTACATTTCGCCTTGCAAGCGGCTGAAAGACTGGCTGAAGATGGCATTTCTGCTCATATTCTTGACTTGCGCACGGTTTATCCGCTGGATAAAGAAGCGATCATTGAAGCAGCTTCCAAAACAGGGAAAGTGCTGCTCGTCACTGAAGACAATTTGGAAGGTAGCATTATGAGTGAGGTTTCTGCAATTATTGCAGAAAACTGCCTTTTTGAACTTGATGCACCTATCAAACGTCTTGCGGGTCCTGACATTCCAGCTATGCCATATGCACCGACAATGGAGAAGTTCTTTATGGTCAACCCGGATAAAGTTGAAAAAGCTGCACGTGAGCTTGCAGAATTTTAA